CCACGGTAATCCTctcattttgcattttttttgtaagcaaATGCATGAAAAGTGAATACAGACAACTCTAAATTGTTTTGTCCCCATTGTTAATCTCACTTTCCTCGGTTTCCCAGCCTATTTGGATGCGGAAGAGCCCCTCATACTTGTCTCAAAAGTCCAAAATAATCACATGCCTAATGCTGATGTGTCCCAAAtacatgttttaaaataaaatgacatttaATCCATGCCATCCTAACATTTTGCAACATGCGTAAAGAATTTGATCCAAGACATGCTTAATGGGAAACATCAAACAGCATTTTCATGCACAAACTAATTTCATGTTAAAAACCTCAGCCCAATGCCCCAAGGGGACAGGCATACAGTTTTCTTAGCAAACTTGTTGATTGCCTTGGTGCCctataagagaaagagatagggTACTGCAGTACCATTATTATTGCAATGCTTCCATTCCTGTTAATTTGTATAATTGTTCAACTTTGCAACAACACAGCTCGATCAGGAAAAACAGAAATGCATCACCAGTGTTTGCCAGCCAGGAAGCAACCTACTGGCCGCTGGCTATTGCCTATATTCAAGCTCAGTTGTCTTTACACTCTCAATAGGGAAAGGGGTGTTTGCATTCACCTTGGACCCCTCACATGGGGAATTTGTTTTAACACATGAAGATATAGAGATACCAAAATCGGGAAAAATCTATTCATTCAATGAAGGTAATTATGACCTATGGGATGAAAAActgaagaaatacctcagccACCTTAGGCTGCCAGGCTCTAATGGCAAGCCCTATTCTGGTCGTTACATAGGATGCCTTGTCGGGGAAATCCATAGAATGTTGCTATATGGTGGTATCTATGGTAATCCCAAGAACAACAACAGCAAAAATGGGAACTTGAGGCTCTTGTATGAGTGTGCACCAATGAGCTATCTAATAGAACAAGCTGGAGGGAAAGCAACAGATGGTCACCAGAGAATACTTGACATCCAACCAGAGGAGGTAATAGAAGCTTCTCATTATCAATAAGTTTTTTGCAAAATCAAACATAGCACTTCTACAATTAATTTATGTAACAAACGTAAACAGGACATTGGAAATTTGTGCTACAATAGGGACTAAACCCACAAATTCAAAGAGCCTCTTTGAACAAAAGTGTCTTGCTATCAGTTGTAAAATTCACTAGGAAAGAGTACTTCATAAGGGATTTAATTCCAACCACAGCTGACATTTACTTTCTTCTTCGTCAGGTTCACCAGCGTACACCAATTTTCATTGGAAGCCCTGATGAAGTAGAGAAACTGCAGACATTCTTGGCTTGATACAAAATGTCCTTAATTTGTCCTCTTTATTCCTATGAATATGTTTAAGCATTCGATTCACATTTGAAcagaaaaggggaaaaataaGTACATTTGATCAAGAATTTTCAAGGAATTCAATTCTTCAATGTTCATTTGTTAACAGCAACCTCCACAATAAATGTACAACCCCTATGTCAGCTTAAGAGTCATTCCTTCAACAAGTCAGTTTCTTGCAAAGCAATTATCCCGATCCAAATTACTCCTACAACTTTTTGCTGCAATTTcaaataccaaaaattaataattgtaGGCCttcaaacaaaaatgagaggAAACTTGGGAAAAGGAGAATCAAACAATGAACTTACCAGGGCTTAAAATCCGTATGCATTTTGTTATGGACTTCACTGCAGTCAGAGAATCCGAGCCTGCAGCAATGAattacttttattaattttacagTGCATGGATTGTATTACCATTGTAGTGATGTAAAGGATCAATTTTATCACCATTCATATTCATGCCCTTCTCTGATAGTACTTCAGTCACAGTTGATGTATATTCTGACATAATTTGATTAGGCCCCACATTACCATCCACTGATTCATGAGATGATGATCTGCATAATGTAGAAAACAATGTCAGATAAAAGAATTGGAGCAACACTGGTGAATAATCAAGGGAAGAAATGTAAATAGGAAATACAGTTGgctcaaataaaaacaataccCTGAAACAGTGTCAATCGAAGAACCCAGGGATGGATTGCAAGTATAATCAATTCCTTCACAGTCCAGATCAAGATCATCTAACATTTCAGTAAAGGAGAAATCTCCAAATGCGTCTAAATTAGACAGATCAATATCAAAAATGTCCACTTCCTTTCCAGACTCTGGTGTAGAAATTTCATCAGCTATAGGTTTGTCTGAGTTTGTTGCCACATCAGAACCATCAAAATCTAGCCTTCCTTTAACATGATCTCTCTTACTCTGTCTCTTCAAATTTGTCTTAATTGGTGAGGAAGAGGAAATGCAATGACTCCTCTCCATAGCATacattatttgtttgtttggactGACAGTAACTCTCTTCGATGAGATTACAGTGCAATGAGTTGGTGTAAACTCTTGAGGAGTATTGCTGTTACTACAATTGACATTGGAAGAAATCTCCAGAGGAGATGTGGATTTATCACTTTGGCTGGAGTTTGCTCTTGCAGGTGTCTTAGGACCAGATGAATTGCTTGGAATGGAGAGTGAAGGCTGGTTGAACAAACATTTGGCAACACTGGATCCTTGAACCAATGGCCCTACAGGATGAGAGTTATCAGGCGATGGTTGCATTGCACTAGATGGCTGAGCAATTTCCTGACAATCGACTGTATTAACTGATTGTGAAAGTGTATTTGCACCTGCAACAAGAACAGATCTCAAATAAGTTTTGGGGACCAGAAATAAGAATAATTAGAGACATAGCATAAAAGCATAAGTCTGAATAAAAATTACCTCTGTTTGGAAGCTTTCTGGTGGGTAACTCACAGCGAGATCTCTTTGCAGCTGGAGGCGCGTCTGTTGCAGCCCTAAcatcctttcttttttgtgcaGATGGATCTGTGATTGGTGTGTATAAAGTCCCAGGATTCATAATAGCGTTGAAAGGAGTGGACACTGGTTTAATAGTCGGTGAATTCTGTGCTGGCCAACCTAATTGGTGCACACCAAGacaaacaaaattactaaacGATAGCCAATCTATAAAACATACTCTTAGATTGTCTTCTCAGTTCATATCATGACATTAAATACAAAGGTCATACAAAGTAAAGTGCTTGATATAAACTAGCCAAATCATTTATAGAGCAAACTCTTGATGGTCCGATACATTGGAATCGTAAACAAACTAATGTGCTTAGTACCACAAGCAAACCCCAAATCCCAATTGTACAACCTAAGACTACAATCTACCAAGCACAATTCATGAACCAATAATAGATAGATCTCAGTTGTTACAAGTTGTTCCTAATTCCTACATCTCCCAAaagtttaggaaaaaaaataaaaaataaaacccaatcaTTTTGCATTTGCTCTTCCTATTTTACATTGAATCAAGTATAATGGGAAAAAGCTAGTACAAGCCCTAATCATTTCCCAGAAACACTTGCTATGAATCTATACAAAAACTGCCACAATTCGAAATAGATCTACACAATTCAAAGAAATCCCCAAACCCTTACTCATAGTTAGCACACAACATTCACAAAGCGCttcaataatattatcaaaCATAAAGTCTACAACACAGAGAATTAACCACTTGGATCAAGATTGTACCTGAAGTACTAGCTTGGACTGGTTGTGGAACCACCACAACAGCAGATCTCGTGGTGTCAGCGGCCATATTCGGTGGCAGCGATGGGAGGCTTCCGCTTGCATTGTAGGTGTTCATGGCAGATTGCATACTGTGCAAGAGCGTTTGAACCCGAGATTTCTCTTGATCCAATCGAGCCCTTTCTTGCTCCAACATCACCTTCTGCTCCTTCAAACTAATGTACTCATTCAACATCGCCCCCAAAGTCAGCAAGCTCTTCGGTGCCtataacgaaaaaaaaaaaaaacacacacattatagatcatcaaaaaccaaaacccaattcgtagatttttagaaaaataacaaataccCATTATAGATTTAGTATCAAATATCAAAACCCAATTCGCagatttttagaaaaataacaaaaacccaTTATAGATTGAGcagcaaaaatcaaaacccaaatagtagaatttttttctttttttttttaatgtaaaaggGTACCTCTTGAACTGGGGATGTGGAGATGAGAGAAGAAGCTTCGGTTCTGAAACTGGAGCGAGTTTGGGAGTAGTTGTTGTCGCAGAGATAGCGATCCACGATGAATGCGACTTGGAGAGGGGTCACTTTTCCCTTTCCGAAACTCTCAGCTTTTTTAGCTCTCGATCTATTTCCCatttcttcaacaaaaaaaaaaaaaaacaagtgggTTTTTTTGGGTCTAGAGAGCTGAGAGCAGTTGAAGTTTTCAGATCGGAGTGAGTGAGAGaaaaatgtggaggtttatggaaagagggaaagaaagaaaaggagggGATGAGGGAAAGAAAGACGCGGGAGTTATTTGAAATTTTCGGAGGAAAATAAAATGCGTGAAAGTTGAGTGATGTCTCTATGACTCGTGAGGAAGTTTTAGCGGGTAATTTGGAACAGTTTGGGGTTGGGTTTTCCCTCCCTTTAGGAAACATTGAACCCGACATATTGTTCTTTTGTATTCATAATGCTGCGTTAGCTActaattttgttcttttgtattcattaatattttactttctttttttttttgagattctattcatctattacttcttctttttctctaaataataataataataattgattgccttaattaaatatcaaatagaaactatACTTTTAGACcatctatctatatataatagcttagagaaaatccaattagaattttattggattctcaattttgcatCACGTgtcatatttaatt
This genomic stretch from Castanea sativa cultivar Marrone di Chiusa Pesio chromosome 9, ASM4071231v1 harbors:
- the LOC142610670 gene encoding uncharacterized protein LOC142610670, translated to MGNRSRAKKAESFGKGKVTPLQVAFIVDRYLCDNNYSQTRSSFRTEASSLISTSPVQEAPKSLLTLGAMLNEYISLKEQKVMLEQERARLDQEKSRVQTLLHSMQSAMNTYNASGSLPSLPPNMAADTTRSAVVVVPQPVQASTSGWPAQNSPTIKPVSTPFNAIMNPGTLYTPITDPSAQKRKDVRAATDAPPAAKRSRCELPTRKLPNRGANTLSQSVNTVDCQEIAQPSSAMQPSPDNSHPVGPLVQGSSVAKCLFNQPSLSIPSNSSGPKTPARANSSQSDKSTSPLEISSNVNCSNSNTPQEFTPTHCTVISSKRVTVSPNKQIMYAMERSHCISSSSPIKTNLKRQSKRDHVKGRLDFDGSDVATNSDKPIADEISTPESGKEVDIFDIDLSNLDAFGDFSFTEMLDDLDLDCEGIDYTCNPSLGSSIDTVSGSSSHESVDGNVGPNQIMSEYTSTVTEVLSEKGMNMNGSDSLTAVKSITKCIRILSPAKSCRSNLDRDNCFARN